The following are from one region of the Mycolicibacterium diernhoferi genome:
- a CDS encoding TetR/AcrR family transcriptional regulator — protein MATLVEAAAQVFSREGMAATTNRIAERAGLSIGTLYQYFPDKGALLHAVAARHVLHSDARLTALFERLRATAPPFEDTMDQVLRELVDLHADHPRLHALLHRVAMTAADLEEMRIFEDRICAEVAYHLKRCDRGTEEDPELTARSIVALVDAQLHRVMPDHGYDIEQLRLTVAHLAPARPAAPADPPPPAG, from the coding sequence ATGGCCACCCTGGTGGAGGCCGCTGCGCAGGTGTTCTCCCGGGAGGGGATGGCCGCCACCACCAATCGCATCGCCGAGCGGGCGGGGCTCTCGATCGGCACCCTCTACCAGTACTTCCCGGACAAGGGTGCGCTGCTGCACGCGGTGGCCGCCCGGCATGTTCTGCACAGCGACGCCCGGCTGACCGCGCTGTTCGAGCGCCTCCGCGCCACCGCCCCGCCGTTCGAGGACACCATGGATCAGGTGCTGCGCGAGTTGGTGGACCTGCACGCCGATCACCCGAGGTTGCACGCGCTGCTGCACCGGGTCGCGATGACGGCCGCGGATCTTGAGGAGATGCGGATATTCGAGGACCGGATCTGCGCCGAGGTGGCCTACCACCTCAAACGCTGCGACCGGGGCACCGAGGAAGACCCGGAGCTGACCGCGCGCAGCATCGTGGCGCTGGTCGACGCGCAGCTGCACCGGGTGATGCCGGACCACGGTTACGACATCGAGCAGTTACGGCTCACCGTCGCGCATCTTGCTCCAGCACGTCCCGCAGCACCTGCAGACCCGCCTCCTCCAGCTGGGTGA